Genomic segment of Synechococcus sp. A15-28:
GTCAGCTGTCGAGGGGTGAGGCGCTGCCCTGGGCGGTGTGCTGCTCCTGACCCCCCAGGCCGAAGCCGGTGTGCACGGCCTGCAGGGCTGCCACACCGTCCTTCTCGGTCACCACGCAACTGGTGCGGATCTCGCTGGTGGCGATCAGGGCGATGTTGATGCCGGCATCGGCCAGGGCACGGAACATCCGACCTGCCGTCCCTGGCGTGGCTGGCATGCCGGCGCCGACGGCGCTCACCCGGGCGATGGCCTCCCCTTCCTCCAGGGCCGCGCCGGGCCACTGGGCCAGCAGTGGGGCTAGGGCCACATCAGCGCGGCTGCGGTCCTCCTTGCGCAGAATGAAACTGATGTCCCGCGAACCGTCCCCGTGCTGACGCTCGGACTGGACGATGGCATCCAGGCTGATGCCACGTTCAGCCAGGGCTGAACAGAGGGCCGCTGCGGTGCCGGGGCGGTCCGGGACGTGGCGCACGGACAGTTGGGCCTGGTCGCGATCGAGGGCAACACCGCGCACTTCCGGTTCGTCGCTGCAGCACAGATCGGGGTTGAGCTCCACCTGGGCATCGTCCACATCAAAGGCCTCCTGCACCGCCTGCAGGGCCTTGCGGCCGGAATCGGCATCGATCACACAGCTCACCTTCACTTCGCTGGTGGCGATCAGGCGCAGGTTGATGCCCTGCTGCGACAGGCAGTGGAACAGGCCGGCGGCGATGCCCGGACGCCCCATGATCCCGGCACCACTGATGCTCAGCTTGGTCATGCCGCCCTCGGCGGCCAGTTCGCCACCCAGGCTGTCCAGCACGGTCTGACTGACGCGACGGGCGGCGTCCAGATCCGCCTCCGCCGCGGTGAAGGTGATGTCGTTGCTGCTGCCCTCGTGGGTGGACTGAATGATCAGATCCACGTTGATGCCCGCACCCGAGAGGGTTTCGAACAGGCGGGCGGCAATGCCGGGCTGATCCGGGATGTGCGACAGCGCGATCACCGCCTGGTGTTCCATTTGCTCCACGCCGTCCACCGGGCTGCCCAGCTCCAGCCCGGCCCGGTTCAGGCTGCGGCCGCGGCGGCTGGTGAGACGGGTGCCGGGGGCCTCGCTCCAGCTGGAGCGCACCACCATGAGCACGCCGTAGTTGCGAGCGATTTCCACCGCCCGTGGATGCAGCACCGAGGCACCGAGGCTGGCCAGCTCGAGCATTTCATCGCAGCTGATTTCATCCATCACTTGCGCATCGGCCACCTTGCGTGGGTCGGTGCTCAGCACCCCAGGCACATCGGTGTAGATCTCACAGGCATCGGCGTTCAACGCGGCCGCCAGAGCCACGGCGGAGGTGTCCGAGCCGCCGCGACCGAGGGTGGTGATTTCGGCCACACCGCCCACACCACTGCTGGTGCCCTGGAAGCCGGCCACCACCACCACCCGGCCCTCAGCCAGATGGCCGCGGACGCGGTCGGTGCGGATTTCGAGGATGCGGGCCCGTCCATGGGTTGATTCGGTGACGATGCCCACCTGGGGGCCCGTCATCGAGACGGCCGCAATCCCAAGTTGGTTCAGGGCCATGGCCAGCAGGGCAATGGACACTTGCTCACCGCTGGCCAGGAGCATGTCCATCTCTCGCTGTGGAGGGGTGTTGGTGATGGCGGCAGCCAGTCCGGTGAGTTCATCGGTGGTGTGGCCCATGGCCGAGACCACCACCACCACGTCATGACCATCCTCACGGCTGCGGCTGATCCGCTGGGCCACCGCCTGGATGCGTTCGACACTGCCGACGGAGGTGCCGCCGAACTTCTGCACCAGGAGGGCCATGGGCCGCGCTTCAGCAACGCTGGATTTTCTCACCCGAAGGCCTTGGGCTTACCCCAGCAGGCCATCACGGAAGGCATCACCGGGCTGGGCCCCCCGTTTCAGCCGCGCTTCCACTTCTAAAAGTCGTCCCAGTAGGGAGAGGAAGCGCTGGGGTGGCCGGCCCTGCAGCTGTTTGCGCATCACATAGATCCGTTTGGGGTTGCCGATGCCGGCGGCCTTGGCGATCACCGCCACATCCCGCTCCCCCTGCTGCTCCATCAGGCTCACCCAGAGCCAACCGCGGATCTGCCCGGTGAGGGTGGCCATGATGCGCAGGGCAGGCTCACCGGCGTCGATCAGGGCATCCCAGCGGGCGATGGCGTCGCCGGGGTTGCCCTCCAGCAGGGCATCGCCCACGTGCAGGGCGTTGGTGGCCAGCCCCCCCACCAGATCGGCCACCAGTTCGGCGCTGATGGTTGACGACCGCAGCGACAGCTTGCGCAGTTCCGATTCCAGCCGGGCGCTGTCGGTGCCAATGGCGTCCACCAGGGCATCGATGGCGCCCGGTTCCAGGCGGAGGCCCAGGGCTTCGCCGGTGCGCTGTACCAGCTGACGCTGGCCGGCGCCGTCCCATACCGCTGGCAACGGAAAGCTCTGTTCCTGGTCCAGGCCGGCTTTGATCCGTTTCTGCAGGGCCTTGGTGGTGCGCAGGCGACCGTCGGGCTTGGAGGCATTCACCAGCACCAGATGGCTGCTGTCGGGGATCAACGTGAGCGCGGCTTCAAAGCGATCCGCCAGCTCGGTGGGGCAGCCGTTGCAGAAGGGACTGCGCTGCAGCAGCACCAACCGCTCCCCGGCGGCGAAGGGTGGTGTGCGGGCCTCATCGAGGGCCTGGGCCGCCTGACCGACTTCAGCGCCATCAAGGCGGCTGAGGTTGAGGCTTGCCCAGCTGGGGTCCACCACCGTCTCGATCAACCCGTTGACGGCCCGATCCCGCGCGGCGGCGTCATCACCCCAGATCAGATGGATCGGCATGGGTCGATGATGGCGGCGATGGCCCAGGACCACCCGATCTTCTCCGAAAGCATCCGGCGGATCCGTGAGGCCCTTGGGCCGACGGATCTTGAGCCACTGCAACAGCAGGTGCTGGAGCGCCTGGTGCACAGCAGCGGCGACCTTGCGCTGGCGGCCTTGCTGCGGTTCAGTCCCGGCGCCTGCGACGCAGGCCTGACGGCCCTGCAGCAAGGAGCATCTATCCTGACGGACACGGCCATGGCCGCGGCGGCGGTGGCGCCGATGGCCCAGCGGACCCTTGGGTCATCCGTGCGCACGGTGCTCGAGTGGGCCCCGGATCAAGCGCCGCTGGGGTCGACGCGCACAGCAGCGGGGATGGAACGGGCCTGGCGGGAGCTGACGGCCCGCCCGCCCGCTCCCTTGGTGTTGATCGGCAGTGCCCCCACGGCCCTGGAGGTGCTGCTGGAGCAGGTGGCCGCTGGTGCGCCAGCCCCCAGCCTGGTGATCGGGATGCCGGTGGGGTTTGTCGGGGTGGCTGAGAGCAAGCGCCATCTGGCCAAGAGCGGTCTGGACCAGATCTGTCTGGAGGGCAGCCGCGGCGGTGCGGGCCTGGTGGCCGCGGCGGTCAATGCCCTGTTGCGGGCGGCCGCAGGCTGAGGCAGTCCCCCTGCCATTGCAGCCGCCAGCCGCCGGGGAGGTCGCAGCCGCTTCCGGCGGCCCCCACGGCCAGTCGTTCACTCAGCTCCTCCAGCAGGGCGGCGTTGAGTCCAGGAACCCCTTGGTGTTGCAGCCACACCGCGATCAACTGACGGCGGGTGGTGGGTTGCAAGGCTCCCAGCCGGCGCCGATCCAGACCAGTGCTGGTGCGCAGCGGCTCAAGCGCCAGCAGGCTGAGCTCTTGCTGAGTGTCCCGCAGCTGGGACGTCCGTTCCGCCAGTTCGGCCATCCGTTGACTGCAGCCCGGATGCAGTTGCTCCAGCACCGGCAGCACCTCGGCGCGGATGCGGTTGCGGGCAAAGGCCGCTGATTGGTTGCTGGGGTCCTCCCAGATCGGGATGGCCAGATCCCTGCACACTGCGGCGGTGTCGGTCCGGCTGAAGCACAGCAGGGGCCTCCGCAGTTGCACAACCTCAGGGATGTCGTTGATCAGGGGCCGCACC
This window contains:
- the tilS gene encoding tRNA lysidine(34) synthetase TilS, whose amino-acid sequence is MGTGQRSLNSHTVGEQRPLALAWSPWHDRLHRRLLQQPQLLPQGRPLLLAVSGGQDSMALLVLLQELQRLHHWPLRVWHGDHGWHPGSGVIAAELRSWCQQRDLPVQVDQAPAGDVSSEASARQWRYSQLQHHAAQLGADVVTGHTASDRAETLLLQLARGTDLAGLGALRPVRPLINDIPEVVQLRRPLLCFSRTDTAAVCRDLAIPIWEDPSNQSAAFARNRIRAEVLPVLEQLHPGCSQRMAELAERTSQLRDTQQELSLLALEPLRTSTGLDRRRLGALQPTTRRQLIAVWLQHQGVPGLNAALLEELSERLAVGAAGSGCDLPGGWRLQWQGDCLSLRPPATGH
- the holA gene encoding DNA polymerase III subunit delta, whose product is MPIHLIWGDDAAARDRAVNGLIETVVDPSWASLNLSRLDGAEVGQAAQALDEARTPPFAAGERLVLLQRSPFCNGCPTELADRFEAALTLIPDSSHLVLVNASKPDGRLRTTKALQKRIKAGLDQEQSFPLPAVWDGAGQRQLVQRTGEALGLRLEPGAIDALVDAIGTDSARLESELRKLSLRSSTISAELVADLVGGLATNALHVGDALLEGNPGDAIARWDALIDAGEPALRIMATLTGQIRGWLWVSLMEQQGERDVAVIAKAAGIGNPKRIYVMRKQLQGRPPQRFLSLLGRLLEVEARLKRGAQPGDAFRDGLLG
- a CDS encoding precorrin-8X methylmutase; the encoded protein is MAAMAQDHPIFSESIRRIREALGPTDLEPLQQQVLERLVHSSGDLALAALLRFSPGACDAGLTALQQGASILTDTAMAAAAVAPMAQRTLGSSVRTVLEWAPDQAPLGSTRTAAGMERAWRELTARPPAPLVLIGSAPTALEVLLEQVAAGAPAPSLVIGMPVGFVGVAESKRHLAKSGLDQICLEGSRGGAGLVAAAVNALLRAAAG
- a CDS encoding aspartate kinase, yielding MALLVQKFGGTSVGSVERIQAVAQRISRSREDGHDVVVVVSAMGHTTDELTGLAAAITNTPPQREMDMLLASGEQVSIALLAMALNQLGIAAVSMTGPQVGIVTESTHGRARILEIRTDRVRGHLAEGRVVVVAGFQGTSSGVGGVAEITTLGRGGSDTSAVALAAALNADACEIYTDVPGVLSTDPRKVADAQVMDEISCDEMLELASLGASVLHPRAVEIARNYGVLMVVRSSWSEAPGTRLTSRRGRSLNRAGLELGSPVDGVEQMEHQAVIALSHIPDQPGIAARLFETLSGAGINVDLIIQSTHEGSSNDITFTAAEADLDAARRVSQTVLDSLGGELAAEGGMTKLSISGAGIMGRPGIAAGLFHCLSQQGINLRLIATSEVKVSCVIDADSGRKALQAVQEAFDVDDAQVELNPDLCCSDEPEVRGVALDRDQAQLSVRHVPDRPGTAAALCSALAERGISLDAIVQSERQHGDGSRDISFILRKEDRSRADVALAPLLAQWPGAALEEGEAIARVSAVGAGMPATPGTAGRMFRALADAGINIALIATSEIRTSCVVTEKDGVAALQAVHTGFGLGGQEQHTAQGSASPLDS